The Rouxiella sp. WC2420 region CTTTTAGTCCAGCTTTCTCGACCAGCCATCCAGCGGCGAGTTTTACATTGCCATCGGCCTGCGGGTAAACCGGCATATTGGGATACTCGGCGAGCAGCGCATTAACCCGTTTTGCATCTACGATAGGGTTCTTGTAGAAGCTACCAGCATTACCGGTTTTAGCCGGATCGGGCAATTTGCTGCGACGCATGGCGCATACGGCGTCGAAAATTTGTCTTGGCGTTACGGTCGCAGCATCCAGGCGGATCAAATCACCGTAAGTAAGCTTGGGTTGCCACTGTTTCGCCAGACGCAAACCCACAGCAATGATGGCATACCCTTCACGATACGCATGCTTGAAAATGCTTTCACGATAGCCGAACAGACAGTCGATAGCGGATAACCGCAACACTTCGCCGCTATCCAGATTAAGTAAATCAACGTAATCACAGAGGCTTCGCAGTTCGATACCATAGGCACCAATGTTCTGGATTGGGGCCGAGCCGACACAGCCGGGGATCAATGCCAGATTTTCTAATCCGGCAATATTGTTATCCAGCGCAAAGCAAACCAGTTGATGCCAGTTTTCGCCAGCTCCGACATGTAGTAGCCATTCGCTGTCAGTTTGTGTGATTTCGATGCCTTTTAGGCGATTTACTGCCACGATCCCGTCAAAGTTCCCCAGGAACAGCACATTACTTCCCTCGCCTAAAAGTAGCAAAGGTTGATGATTTTTTTGGGCAAGATGCCAGGCTTGAGTTAAATGCTCACTGCAAGTTGCGGTAATAATTTGCGCTGCCTGCGCCTCAACTGAGAAAGTATTAAGGTGTTTTAAAGAAGTGTCGTGAGTCGACATAACGCGTTTTACTCTTTTTGGGCCTGATTAACTCTAGTTTACCCGATCCTGAAAGGGCTGACGCGACTGTTTTCAGCGCTTTTTTGCCCCTTCTCTCGTGCTTACAGCGCCTTTTATCACCCCGCGGGAAGCCGCTGACCGGAGTTTGTGCCCTCCGCAACAGCAAAAGGGCCCCTGTCGTCAGACAGGGGCCCTCTTTTTTTGCGTTCCTGACCGGCTCTTGACCCGCCCTCGCGCTTTTTTTCTTAAATCATCGACAGCAAAAAACCCCAGCTTGCGCAGAGAACCGCCATAGCAGGCAAACAAAAAAACCCCAGTCTTTCGACTGAGGTTTTTCCGTTTATTTGATGCCTGGCAGTTCCCTACTCTCGCATG contains the following coding sequences:
- the murB gene encoding UDP-N-acetylmuramate dehydrogenase, giving the protein MSTHDTSLKHLNTFSVEAQAAQIITATCSEHLTQAWHLAQKNHQPLLLLGEGSNVLFLGNFDGIVAVNRLKGIEITQTDSEWLLHVGAGENWHQLVCFALDNNIAGLENLALIPGCVGSAPIQNIGAYGIELRSLCDYVDLLNLDSGEVLRLSAIDCLFGYRESIFKHAYREGYAIIAVGLRLAKQWQPKLTYGDLIRLDAATVTPRQIFDAVCAMRRSKLPDPAKTGNAGSFYKNPIVDAKRVNALLAEYPNMPVYPQADGNVKLAAGWLVEKAGLKGFKIGGAAVHQQQALVLINQDNATSQDVVSLARHVRDQVAEKFAVWLEPEVRFIAAQGEVNAVEALS